ATAAAATAATGAAGAAGATATTCCATGATTCGGTGCACCCCGACGACGCCCGCTGACCGCGCCCAGCTGGCGATGATGCTGGAGGTCTGCGCCTACCCCAAGCCCGGGAACGTGGACCGCTGCCATGACTTCGAGCGCACGCTCCTCGAGCACTTCCTCGCCTCCACAATCCTGGTCCGCCCGGTGCTGGAGCGGGCGGAGCGGGGCGAGGGGTCCGTCGGAGAACTCCTCAAGGAGGCGGTGCAGCGGACCGCCTGCCACGGCGGGGGCAACACCCACTTCGGGGCCTTCATCCTGCTGATCCCCCTCGTGATGGGCGGCGGCATCGAGGGGGCGAGACGGGTGGTCGCCGCGACCACGGTGGAGGATGCGGTCGCCTTCTACGAGGCCTTCGCCCTCACCCGCGTGCGGATGCTGGCGACGGACGAACTGGATGTCGCGGATCCCGGTTCTATCGACGCGATCCGCGAGCGGCGGATGACCCTCCTCGACGTGATGCGCCACTCCTCGGGAAACGACATGGTCGCCGCCGAGTGGATCAACGGTTTTCTGCTCACCCGCCGCGGCGCGGACCTCCTCTTCCACTACGGGCACGGGCGGCGGGCGATCGTCGAGGCGTTCCTCCTCCTCCTCTCCACGGAGCCCGACACCTTCATCGGGAAAGAGCACGGGCGGGACGTGGCGCTCCAGGTGATGCGGCGGGCCCGGGAGGTGCGGGAGGGGCGCTGCAGCCTGGAGGAGTTCGACCAGGAGCTGATCCTGCGCGGGATCAACCCCGGCTCCCTCGCCGACATCACCATCGCCTCCCTGTATGTGGCGCTCTCGGAGGGGTGGCAGTGGGAGTGACGCTCTCGGCAGGGATCAACGAGGTGATCGCGACGACGCGGAACAACGCGGCGCCGATGGGGATCATCGCCCGCGACCGACTCTCGATGGTCGTCTTCCGCGCCAGCCACACCGCGGCGAACCTGGAGCGGGAGGGCTGGCTGGTGGCGAACTTCTGCCACGACCCGCTGCTGTACGTCCGGACCGCCTTCGAAGATCTGCCCGAGGAGGAGTTTCTTGCCTTCGATGTCCGCGGGACTGCGATGCAGCGGCTGCGGGAGGCGGAGGGCTACATCGCGTTTGCCGCCTCCGTCGTGAACCGCACGGAGGATCGCCTCTTCGTCCTCCTGGAACCCCTGCAGGACGAGGTGCTGCAGCACCGCCTCCACCCGGTGAACCGCGGGTTCAACAGCGTCGTGGAGGCGGCGATCCACGCGACCCGCTACGTGCGGAACGGCGATCCCCGCCTCCGGGTGCTGATCGACCACCACGCGGGGCTGATCCGCCGCTGCGGCGGTCCCCGGGAGTGGGAGGCGCTGCGGCTCCTGGAGGGCTACCTGGAGAGGGGTCAGTCGTAGACGTCCCAGCCCTCCTCCTGGAGCTCGTCCTGCCATGTCTTGTACTCGCAGATGAACTCCCCCTCCTCGGTGGGGATGTGCACGTAGGCCCGCGTACCCTCCTCGAGGTCGGTCACCTCGTCGAGCGGCTTGAAGACCCCTCCCTCAAAGACCACTTCGATGCGTCGTGCCATCGTCCATACTCCGGCTCCTGTTGCCATATATCGTTTGCGCCGACCACCCGCACCGAAGCCCTTTTCCCTCCGTCCGTCCATGCCGGAGTTGATGCAGCGTGCGGTGATCAGCGTCAGCGGTCGTGTGCAGGGGGTCGGCTACCGTGCCTACGTGCAGGATCTGGCGCGGGGGATGCGTCTCACCGGCTACGTGCGCAACCTCCCCGACGGCAGCGTGCGGGTCTTGGCGGAGGGGGAGGAGGGGCAGCTGCGGCGGTTTCTGGACGCCCTCTGGGTCCGCGGGGATCCCCTCATCCGGGTGCGGTCTGTCGACGTCGAGTGGTCGGAGGCGAGCGGCAGCTACACGGATTTCCGCATCCAGTACCGCGCACGCCCGCTCTAGCACCGCCCGATCCGGATCGCACCCTCCTCCTCTTCGTCGAGCGCCGGCGGCCCTGCAGCCGTTCCGCCCCCTGCGATCTCCGAACGCTCGTCTCCTTTCGCCGCATCGCTCCCCAGGGCCTCCAGCATCCCGGCGAGGTTCATCCCGTCGAACCGCGGGTAGCGGCGCAGCCTCTCGTAGTCCCGTGTGACGTGATAGTGGTACTGGCCGT
This Methanomicrobiales archaeon DNA region includes the following protein-coding sequences:
- a CDS encoding acylphosphatase — its product is MPELMQRAVISVSGRVQGVGYRAYVQDLARGMRLTGYVRNLPDGSVRVLAEGEEGQLRRFLDALWVRGDPLIRVRSVDVEWSEASGSYTDFRIQYRARPL
- a CDS encoding antitoxin family protein — encoded protein: MARRIEVVFEGGVFKPLDEVTDLEEGTRAYVHIPTEEGEFICEYKTWQDELQEEGWDVYD
- a CDS encoding triphosphoribosyl-dephospho-CoA synthase; translation: MIRCTPTTPADRAQLAMMLEVCAYPKPGNVDRCHDFERTLLEHFLASTILVRPVLERAERGEGSVGELLKEAVQRTACHGGGNTHFGAFILLIPLVMGGGIEGARRVVAATTVEDAVAFYEAFALTRVRMLATDELDVADPGSIDAIRERRMTLLDVMRHSSGNDMVAAEWINGFLLTRRGADLLFHYGHGRRAIVEAFLLLLSTEPDTFIGKEHGRDVALQVMRRAREVREGRCSLEEFDQELILRGINPGSLADITIASLYVALSEGWQWE
- a CDS encoding DUF447 family protein; its protein translation is MGVTLSAGINEVIATTRNNAAPMGIIARDRLSMVVFRASHTAANLEREGWLVANFCHDPLLYVRTAFEDLPEEEFLAFDVRGTAMQRLREAEGYIAFAASVVNRTEDRLFVLLEPLQDEVLQHRLHPVNRGFNSVVEAAIHATRYVRNGDPRLRVLIDHHAGLIRRCGGPREWEALRLLEGYLERGQS